The genomic region GGAAGGCTCCGTGTGGGAGGCGTTCGACAAAGCGTCCTACTACAAGCTGAACAACCTGATCGCCATCATCGATGTCAACCGCCTTGGACAGCGCGGCGAGACCGACCTGGGCTGGAACACCGATGCCTACGCCGCTCGCGCGACGGCCTTCGGCTGGCATGCGATCGTTCTGGACGGCCAGAGCGTCGAAGAAGTCGATGCGGCCTACGCTGAAGCATTGACGCAGACCGACAAGCCCACCGTCTTGATCGCGAAGACCAAGAAGGGCGCCGGCGTCTCGTTCCTCGCGGACCACGACGGCTGGCACGGCAAGGCGCTGAACGCCGATCAGGCGAAGGACGCCATTGCGGAGCTGGGCGGCGAGCGCCACATTCTCATCAATGTCGCGAAGCCGGAAGAACTGAAGCCCGCCGCCGGCATCACCGAGCAGCCCCTGAAGCTTCCCGTCTACGAAGCGGGAACCAAGGAAGCCACGCGCAAGGCGTACGGCGACGCTCTGGTCGCGATCGGCGCGTCCCGCGCGGACGTGGTCGTTTTGGACGGCGAGGTCTCCAACTCCACGCACGCCGATGAGTTCAAGAAGGCGTATCCCGATCGCTTCTTCGAGATGTTCATCGCCGAGCAGCAGCTCGTCTCCGCCGCCGCCGGTTTCGGCGTCCGCAAGAAGAAGGCGTTCGCCTCCACCTTCGCGGCGTTCTTCACCCGCGCTTACGATCAGGTCCGCATGGGCGCGATCTCGAACTCGACGATCAAGCTGGTCGGCTCCCACGCCGGCGTCAGCATCGGCGAGGACGGCCCGTCCCAGATGGCTCTGGAAGACCTTGCGTCCTTCCGCGCCGTCTTCGGCAGCACGGTCCTGTACCCGAGCGACGCCAACCAGACCGGCCACCTGGTCGATCTGCTCGCCGACCAGCCGGGCATCTCCTACATGCGCACCACGCGTGAGAAGACCCCGATCATCTACGCTCCCGATGAGAAGTTCCACATCGGCGGCAGCAAGGTCGTCAAGCAATCCGACAGCGATCAAGTGACCGTCGTCGGCGCCGGCATCACCCTGCACGAAGCCATCAAGGCGCACGCTACCCTGGCGGCCGAAGGCATCAACATCCGCGTCATCGACCTCTACTCGGTCAAGCCCGTGGACAAAGAAGGCCTGATCGCCGCCGCGTCCGCCACCGGCAACAAAGTCATCGTGGTCGAGGACCACTGGCCTGAAGGCGGCCTCGGCGACGCCGTTCTGGACGCCTTCGCGGACCTGGGTGACAAGTCCCCGGTCGTCGTCAAACTGGCCGTCCGCATCATGCCCGGCTCCGGCAAGCCGTTCGAACTCCTGAACGCCGCCGGTATCGACGCCGACCATATTGTCAAGGCCGTCAAAGAGCTGCTCTAATCCGCTCACATAAAAATCCCGCCGCGCACCCGCGCGGCGGGATTTTTCCATATTCACTTCAATGACAATTGTCCGCGCCCCTCAATCCATCATCGGCTATCACGGCTGCGACCTCGACATCGCCAATCGGTTGCTGAACGGCGAGCCGTTTCATAAATCAGCAAACGACTACGATTGGTTAGGTTCTGGGGTTTACTTCTGGGAATATGCGCCTTATCGGGCATGGGATTGGGCGCAAAAGCGATATGGTGATCAAGCGGCGGTTCTGCGTGCAGAGATCGTGCTTGGCGATTGCTTAAATCTCTTAGATACTGACTATTTTTCCGACCTTGGATCAGTCTACAATAAGCTTGCCCACGCCTTTGCCAGTCAAGGAGTTGCTCTTCCATTCAATAGTCGAGGGGCTAATCGTCTGGATCGCATTGTCATTGATAAATTTTGCGAAGAGTACACACAGGGTGGCGGCGATTTTGATACCGTACGAAGTTGCTTTGCGGAAGGGGCTCCACTCTACGATGGCTCCAAAATCTTAAGTCTTACGCATACCCAAATCGCTGTGCGCAATGCGGGTTGTATTCAAGACTTAAAGCTGGTACACTTTGAATAAGATTATCTCTGGCTTTACGGGGAGAATGGAATCATGGGATATCGAGGACGGATTGATGATCCTGGCGTAATGGAGGGCATTCTGGAAAGAATCCAGAATTTAACCCGAGAAGATTTACTTAAAATGCTGGCCCGGTACGACAACGAAAAGCCTGGTGACGTTATCTTGCCTGGCGTACCCCCGCGTTTTCCCAAAAACGATCAGCCGATTGTTCTTCAAATCGTCCCTCCGCGCGCGTCCCGCGCGAAGCGGCGAACGCCCAAACGTCAGAAGGCTGCGTAGCTTCCTGAGACAAGATTTTGCATATCACAGCCTCGCAGCGTCTGCGAGGCTCTCTTCGTTTTAGATTGGATACACACAATGACCCCAGAAGAAGAAGTCCTGGCCGCGAAACTCATCGCCGAGTACCAGGATTACCATCGCAGTGAACGCGAGCGGGAAGAAGAGAAGGGGATGTATATCCTCAATCGCGGTATGCGGGACGTACTTGGCGTGGAGCCGAAATTGGAGACGGACAGCATTATCTACATGGAATGCAAGTTCGTTCCCAACGGCGAAGAAGGCATCGCCATCGAATATATCTGTACTGCTTGCGGCGCCGCGCACGTGTGGCCGGTGTATTCGAGCATGGATGTGGGAGCGTTTTTGATCCCCGAGCGCCGCGCGGAGATCGTGGCGGAATGCCCGATGCCGAAGGATTGAACGGACTGCCCAAGTAGAGCGGCGGTCTAAGCGTCTACCTGTGTACGCCCTGGTTCGTCAGCGACCGTCGTGGGAGAGAGCAGGTCATGGATATTTCCTGCTTGATGTCTAGTGACAGGAGCCTGGAACGTATTTCCGATGACATCCAAAAAACTCAGAATTCCGGCGTAGTTCTTGTTTCGACATATGGGCGAATGGTGGAGGCGGTGCAGTCTTGGGCTGGCGATGATCTGGGAGAACCGGCCGTAGTGGATATTTAGATCGGAATGAAGCAGCACCGTGTAGATCCTCTCCAGGATCACCAATAACGCGATGGGTTTGAGATCGAGGCCGAGGATCATCGCCGGCAGATTGGCGCCGACGATGATGAGCAGGAAATCCACCGGGTGCTGGCGTGAAGCCGCGCTCCAGGTCATGTCAACGACAGTATGGTGAACGCGGTGATACTTCCATAGATACGGCAGCGTATGCGCCAAGCGGTGAAAGACGTAAACCCATATCTCGGCCATGAGGAGCGCCGCCGTCGCCTGAAGCCAAAAAGGCTGTTGTTTTACAAACAACAGCCATGGCGCAGGCAAAAACTGCTTCAAGAAGAAGGCGATCTCGTAAATAATTCCCGCTGCGATCCATAAGCCGAACGATTGATAGAACCAGAGAGCGGCGAGATCTTTGAACTTGGGTCGAACTGCTTTGTCGCCATCGAATAATTCCTCAAGCGGCCAGAAGATCAACGCGCACACAGCCACGAAGCAGAGGCCACTTACGCACAGACCGATCATTTGCTGAAAAAATAAGTGCATCGGCATGGCTCGGTTCAGTAGCCCGCGAGTGGTGAGCCAATATAGCGGTTAGTCGCTCCTCTAGCCATCACATGGTAAGTTAAAGCAAACGCGATCAGTCCCAAAAGTGAGGCTCCAACCAATATCACAATGGTCCCTCGTTTATGTTTCATGAAGAAACCTCCTACGTCCCTATACGCCGTTTTACTGAAATTGGTTTCGGTCGCATCAAAAGTATTATTGGTTATGAGACAGCGCATTTTGCGCATGCTCAAACTCGGCGTCAGTAATCTCAAAGATGCTCCCATGCCGGGCGTTCGCGGGAAACGTAGCCTCGGGTAAAATCGTCCAGTTCAGAAGATCGTTGGAAATAGAGACGCCGTAGCCGTCTGCCATGCAGTAGTCGTAGGCGAGATGCCAGGGGGCGTTTGGGTTGGGGCGGTAGAGCGCGGGGCCTTCGGTGAGCTGGGGCGTGATGGCGTCGGTGAGGACGGTGTAGGGGCCGCCCAGCGCGGGGGCGCTGGCGACGCGCATGAAGCGGTGTTCGCCGTGTTTGTAGCCGAATCGCTCGTCTTTGAAGATCATATACCATTGGCCGTTGGCGGGGACGATGGTGGCGTCGATGATCGTGTAGCCGGCGTCCAGGAGGACAGTAGGCGGGGTGAAGGTCTGGAAGTCCGTGGTGCGGGAACAGAAGATGCGGCTGTCGTCCCAGCCTTCGCTGCCGTAGGAGGATGACCAGAAGACAAAGTAGTTTCTCTGCGCTTCGTCGTAATGGAATTCGGGCGCCCAGGCGTTGCGCGCTCGCTCGTCGCCTTGGATGATAGGGATCGAGCGCTGATCCTCCCAGACGATCAGATCGCGCGAGCGGGCGTAGCCGATATCTCGGCGCGTGGCGCCGCCGGTCGAGAGCAAGTGAAACCAGCCGTCCAGTCCTTTGCGGATGAACGGATCGCGGATGATATATTGGTTCGCGATAGAGTTTAAGACAGGTTTGTTGTCGTTAAGCGGCGTCCAGATCACGCCGTCCTGGCTGTAGGCTAGATGGAGCGATTCGGCGGACATCGTTTCCTCTGTCAGCGGAACCGTTTCGATGCCGTTTGGGGTGACTTCCACGCGCCCGCCGTAGATCTGTCGAAAATAACTGAATATCCACATCTTGGTAAATTCTCGCTGCTTCAGATTAGTTTGACGGTGCCTTCTTTCGGTGCATCGTAAATCCCCACCATCTTCCGCGCGGCGTCGGCGACGGCGACGCGTAGGGGCGCGGGCTCCAGCACTTCGGCTTGTTCGCCGAAGGAGAGCACCCAGTAGAGGATCTCTTGATAACCGGAGACGATGACGCGGAAGAGAACGGAGCCGTCGGGTTGTTTGTCGATGCGCTGAGTCGGGTGCCACTGGCCGCCGAGGATCCAGGAGGCGGTGCTGGGGGCGAAGCGGACGACGACTTCGGTGGGCTCGCCGCCGGCCTGGAGCTGCCAGCCTTTGGACAGCCACTCCTGAAGGTCGAAGTCGGCGGGATAGCGGAAATGCAGCTTATCCTCGACGCGCAGCCATTTGATGCGGTCCAGGCCGAAGGTGCGGATGCCCTGACGCAGGTGGCAGAAGCCGACCATGTACCAGGCGCCGATCTTGAAAGTGAGGCCGTAAGGATCGACCCGGCGCTTGGAGGGCTCCATACGGCTGCGGGAGAAGTAGGTGATGTCCACGGGATTGTGGTGGATCATCGCGTTTTGGAGATCTTGGTAGACGCTGGCGGAGAACTCGCGCACGACCGGCTGGCTGACGGCGACGCGGGCGTGGGCGCGGCGAATCTCGGCGGAGATGCGCTGCGGCAGAACCTGGTCGATCTTTTTGAGCGCGGTCGCGAGGGCGTCACGGTATCCGGCGCCGGCTTGCTCGGCGAAAGTGGAACCGGCGATGCGCAGGGCCAGGGCTTCGGGCGGGGTGAAGGAGGTCGGCAGGAACTTCATCTCGGCGAGGCCGAACTTGCCTTTTTTGCGCTTGATCTGCCCCCACTGGCGCAAAATGGCGATGTCCCGCTCAATGGTGGCGCGGGAGACATTGAACTTCGACTCCAGGTCGGCGGCGTCCCATTGCCAGGGCTCGCTGTCGATCAGCTGGAGGATCTGAATAAGACGATTGAATTGTTCTTCCAGTGTCATGGTGGTCGCTCAGTCGCCTTGGTCGGCGTTATGTCCAGAATAAAGCGCCGCCATGTGGCGGCAGATCGAAACGCAGCTTCGTCACTTCTCCCTGGGGATCCCAGTCGGCCATATAATCGTTCGTTACTAATGGGGCGCGCAGGCGCTTGGCTTCGCGCAGCAGCACGACATCGGCGTCGGTGCCTGAGTCGACGATGGTGATCTCCTCACGCGCGATCATGAGCCGCAGTTCGTCGGGATCATCGATCGTGTAGGGCAGGGGAGCGTCGCCCATCAAGTGTACCGGAAAATACCCCCGCCCTCGCAGGGCGCGGCGCAGTTCCAGGATGGGTTTCAGGCGCGCGCGGCCGGCCGTCAGCGATTCCTGATCGAACCAGGCGGCGTTGCTGGCGTCGACGACGACAGATCCCAAAGGCTTCTTTTGCAGCGGACCGAGATAGGAGCGGTCGCCTTCGGCGGCCAGCTCCAGCGCGGCGATCAGACGGCTATGGAGCGCGGGATCCGACGTTTCGCAATGCGCCAGGCTCTTACGCACGCTGGCGACAATCGGTAGATCTCCCCGGTCGATTGCGGAGAGGATCGCGGCGGCGGTCAGCGGGTATGGGAAGAAGCCGGGGAGAGGGAGCACGTCGTCGGGGCCGAGCGCGCCGGGCGCGGGATCCAGCGTGTCGGCCAGCGCCGCGGGGAGCTGCTTGCGGATCTGCTGCTGGAGCCGCGCGTACGCCTGTCCATTGAGCTTGCGCAGCCGCGCGAACGCCGCGCCCGCGTGCTTGATAATCTCGCGGTCATCCGTGCGAATGGAGGCGACGAACGCGCGGGAGACCTTTTCGGCCTCGGGCGTCTGTGGATCGATCAGGAGCAGCTTGACCATCGCGTCGGTCGCCGCGCGGATGTCGCCGCGTCCCAAACTTGCCGTCACCAGGGCGCGCGCGGAGATCGACGCGGCGCGCGGATCGCCCGACGCCTCCATCACCCGCGCGACGATATCGAGGGCGGCGAGGTTATTGGGATCGGCGCGCAGGACATCGTTCGCGAGGCTGAGCGCCAGATCGTGCTTGTTCTTATCGATGAGATGCCGGACGGCTTCTTCCCAAACGTCGTCTTTGGAAGCCGTATGTATGGTCCTGGCTTTGGAGGAATGGTTTGCGGCGCCGCGCGATCCGGGCGCGTGGCCCGCGAGCGATTTGAGCAGCTGTCCCCGCTCGTTGGTGAGACGCGCTGTTTGGCGCTCCAGGCGGGCGATGCGCAGGGAATGCTTTTCGGCGGTCTGCGCCAGTGTGTCGCGCTCGGCCTCAGCGGCGCGCAGCGCGGCGCCGGCCTCATATTCCCGCCGTTCCGCTTCCCGCACGCGTTCCTTCAGCGCCGCGATCTGCTCGCGCGCCTCATCACGATCGCGCTTGCGCTTCTGGCGCTCTTGATGCAGCTCTTCTTCCCGGCGCTTGACATCGTCCGGCTCCGACACCTTTTCTGGTTTGGACGCCGAGGGCGCCGGTTTCAGGGAATCGTCCGACTCGCTGAGATCGCGCAGGCGCTGGGCAAACGCGCCGTTGCGCGCGGCCTCCTCGGCCAGACGGCGGCGGACGACGGGGTTGCCGAGCCCCTGGTGGTTCATCCGGAACCCGGAGAACACCGTGGCGCGCAGCAGAAGGTAATCTTTTTCTTGGAGAAGGGAAATGACGGGAGGCGCTTTAAACGCGGCGAGAAGCGCGTAGGCTTCATCGAATGTGAGCGGTTCCGGCGCGAGTTCCGCAGTTTCTTGAGCGGGAGCGTCGCCGGAGATGGGTTCCGGCGACAAAACGTTCCGTTCTTCCGCCGGCATGATCAGACCGTCCCCGAAAGCACCGGAAGTTCACGCATACCCGGCGTGCGCTTCGTGGACTGCGTGACGAGCTGGCCGCAGGCCGCCGCGATCTGCTGTCCGCGCTCCTTGCGCTGCGTCACGGTGACGCCGGCGGTTTCCAGGATCTTGCGGAAGGCGGCGATGCGCGAGGGCTCAGGGCGTCCAAAGCTTTCGGTCACGCTGGTCGGGTTGTAGGGGATGACATTGAGCGCCGCCGGCATGCCCTTCATCAGCTGGGCCAATTCACGGGCGTCTTCCGGCCGGTCGTTGACTTCCTTGAGAAGAACGTACTCAAAGGTCAACCGGCGGCTGGTATGGTTGGCGTACGCCTTGCAGCTCGACATCAGTTTCGCCAGCGGATAGTTTTTCGCGACTGGGACCAGCCGCTGCCGCAGCGAATCGTTAGGCGCATGCAGCGATACGGCCAGCGTGATCTGCAAATCTTCCTGCGCCAGCTTGTCGATATTTGGGACGATGCCCACGGTGGAAAGCGTGATATGCCGCATGGCGACTCCGCACTCGGAGTTCAGAATGCGAATGGCCTTCAGCGTGTTGTCGTAGTTAAGAAGCGGTTCGCCCATGCCCATCAGAACGATGTGGCTAATGCGCCGCTGGGACTCCGATTGCAGCATCAAAAACTGGCCGACAATCTCGCCCGCCGAAAGATTGCGCGTCAGCCCCTGCGTTCCAGTAGCGCAAAACACGCATCCCATCGCGCATCCGGCCTGTGTCGAAAGGCACACGGAGACGCGCTTGCTGTCGGGCAGCAGCACGCATTCGATAGGGTAGTTGCCTTCGGTCAGGCGGGCCAGCAGCTTGACGGTTCCGTCGCGCGTGTCCTCATGCCGTTCCAAAAGGGAAATGGGTTTCGCGGGAAACGCCTCCGCCAGCTGCGTCCGCGCCGCCAGTGGAAGGTTCGTCATCTCCTCAAACGAAGCGCGGAACCCGCCGCGCTGATCCGGCAGCATCCGCCGATAAAGCCAATCGGCGACCTGTCCGCCATGAAACTCCGGCAGCCCCGTCGCCGCCGCAACCGCGCCGCGAATCTCCTGCGCGGTCATTCCGATCAATGATTGTGAAACGTTCTCCTGCATCACAAAAGTATACCCTTTTGAAAGGCCGTAAGTCAACGAGCGGCCTACAGCTTCGCCCCCGTCACCTGGGGCGCGGAGACGCCGTTGGTGGTGACGGTGACGGCGCCTTGCATGTCGGTGCGCCAGATGCCGGCCCCGGCGGCTTGCAGGCGGTGCAGGGCGCCGGGGTCGGGCGGTTCTTGGGGCGTACAGGAGATGACGGCGGTGGCGGGACCGGCGAGGCGCAGGAATTCCAAAGAGGTGCCGTCGCCGCCGCCGTGGTCGGGGACCTGGAGGATGTCGCAGGCGAGGTCCTCGGGGGCGTCCGCCACGAGGTAGGGCTCGGCGGCGGCGTTGCAGGAGCCGGCGAGCAGGATGGCGGTTTGGCCGAAGTCGACGCGGCAGATGAGCGGGTCCAGTGAGGCGCGCGGGCTGCGCTGCTGCGGCCAGAGCACGGAAAGACGCATGGCGCTGTCGCCGATCGCCGCTTTTTCATTGGCGTGGACAACGCGATAAGGGATTCGTTTGAGACGGATGCGGCGGATTAGACGTTCGCGGGTGGGATCGCCGTCGTCCACGCCGCTGTTCCAGATGGATTTGATCGGGATCCGCGAATCGAGCAGGGCGGTCGTGCCGCCGATTTCCGACAGGGAAGGAGATGCGAGGACGAGCAGGTCGATCTGCGTGATCCTGGCCTTGTGCAGGGAGCGGACGACTTCCTGTCCGGAGACGTCGCCGCCGTCGTTGACGAGGATCGTCCGGTTATCCGTCGTGCGGATCAGCGTGCAGCTTCCGCTGGAAAGCTCCAGAAACGTGACCGTCATCGTCGGCGGAACCGTCGCGGTTTGATGCTTGCGCAGCCACCAAAAAAAGCTGAAAGTGACTCCCGCGAGGACGATTAAGCCCAGGATGGCGGCGATGGAGGCGCGCTGCTGTGCGTTCAAAAGGCAGCCTCAATCAAACAAAGGAGGAGGACTGGGAGAGAAACGACCGATACTGTATTGATACGAGGCATCCACCCATTATATCCTGACGCATGGAGTTCGGACAATCCCTCGGCGGAAACAGTTGTGATGAATTTCACAAAGTTGGGCGGCGGCGATTGCGCGTCACAGATCGCTTCAGGTATAATCGCATCGTGATATTGCGTCTGCTGATGGAAGATCTTTCGATGTCGTATCGCGGGCGGACTTTGTTTTCCGGGCTGTCCCTGACGCTTAGCCCCGGCGACCGCGTGGTTGTCAGTGGGTCGAACGGGACCGGGAAAAGCACATTTTTGAAGATCGCGGCGGGATTGACGCGCCCCGACATCGGCCGCATCGCATTGGACGCTGGCGGCGACGGCGCCCCGAAGCCGCTGCGTGAGTATTTGGGGTATGCGGGGCCGGACGTCAACCCATACGAAGAGCTGACGGCGATTGAAAATTTGGAGTTTATCGCGCGCCTTCGGGGCCTGGCGATCGACGCCGATGCGCTGCTGGACCGGCTTGGATTGACCGCGCGCGCGCGGCGGACGCCGGTCAAATCGTATTCTTCGGGGATGCGGCAGCGCGTTCGCCTCGCGGCCTCGCTCATCGCGGAGCCGATCGTGCTGCTTTGGGATGAGCCGACCGCCATGCTGGACGAGCAGGGGCGGCGGGTCGCGGACGAGATCTTGACGGCGCATACCGAAGCCGGCGGAATGGCCGTAATTGCAACCAATGATTCAGACGAAATCGGACGCTGGGGCGGCCGGCGCATCCACTTCGGCGACCGTTAGCCGCTGGGTCGATTGCGCCGCCGCCGTCTTCGCCAAAGAACTGCGCGTCGAACTGCGCACCCGCTATGCGCTGAGCGCCGTGGTCTTGTTCGCGGTGATCACGGTAGTCATGGTCTCGGCGGTGCTGGTCGGCGCCAGTGTCCGGGGCGATGTCAAAGCGGCGCTGGTCTGGATCATCTTGCTGTTCGCGGCGCTTTCGGGACTGTCGCGCGTATTTGTTCGGGAGGAAGAGGCTGGCACGGCGGCGATCCTGCGTTTGACCGCGCCGTCCTCGGCGGTCTTCGCCGGCAAGCTGCTTTTCAATCTGGCGCTGATCGGCGTGGTTGAACTGGTGAGCGTCCCGCTGTTTCTGCTGCTGATGCCGGTGGAGAAACTCCAGCTCGGATTGCTTCTGGCGGTGCTGGCGATGGGCGGCGCGGGGCTGGCGAGCGCCGCGACCTTCACGGCGGCCCTGATCGCACATGCGGCGTCCGGCAAGAGCGCATTGCACGCCATCATTTCGTTTCCCGTCTTGATGCCGCTCGCGCTTCTGGCGGTGCAGGCGACGGTGGGGGCATTTGACGCAATTCCTGTCCATATCCTTCGCGCGCGGAACGATGTGGGGGTATTGGGCGCGTATGCAATTGTGATGACGACGGCGTCTTTCCTGCTTTTTGAATATGTCTGGCATGAATAATAGTCAACGCTCCGGTTTTGGAGCGCCGAAACCTTCTGCGGCGTCCGCGCCGCAAGGCTCCCCTCTGGCGCAGATCCCCAAGGTCCTGCTCCTGCTGATGCTTTGCGCCACGACGGTTGCGGGTTTCCTCTGGCTGCCCGCCGCGGAAGGATTCCGCAATCCGGCGCTGGCGCGCATCGTCGTCTTCCACGTACCCTGCTCGATCGTCGCGTCCATCGCCTCCGGCGTCACCATGTGGTACGCCATCGCCTATCTCGCGACGCGCCGGCCGATGCATGACGTGAAATCGCGCGTTTCCGCCGAGCTGTCGTTGCTGTTCTGGATTTTGACTACGGTGACCGGCGCGATCTTCGCCAAGGCGCAGTGGGGGACCTACTGGAACTGGGACATTAAGCAAGGGGCGATCATTCTGCTGCTGATGATCTACGCCGCCTATTTCGCGCTGCGGTCGGCGATCACGGATGAGCGTAAGCAGGCGGTAATCGGCGCCGCGTACGGCATTTTCGCGACCCTCTGCGTCCCATTTCTAACATACATTCTGCCGAACTCTACTCCCGACACCCTGCACCCGAAGGGAACGATTACGACGAAAGACGGGTTAAGTCCCGAGTACAAACTGGTCCTGTGGGTAGGGGTGCTTGGACTAACGCTGGTTTACGTTTGGGTATGGCGGCAGCATGTGGCGCTGGACGCCATTCGGAGCCGCCTCGCGGCGCGGCGCACCCCGCCGCCCGCCTCGGGTTTTGTCATTGTGGAGACGGGACAATAAATGAATACGCAAATGGTCCCCTTGATGCTCGTGCCGCTGATCATCTGGATCAGCGTGTGGGGTTATCTGTGGACGATGGATAAAAAGATCAAGTCGCTGGAGCGACAGATGGCGCTGCGCGCCGAAGATGAGGACGCCTTATGAGACCCACGGGATTGATCATCGGAGTCGTGATCATCATCTCCTGCCTGGTGTTCAGCGCCAAGCTGTTCAAGGGCAGCCTCATCAACTACGTGCCGTTTTCCGAGGCGCGCGAGGCGACGGGGCAAACCGTACAGATCATGGGCGCTCCCGCCGCCGGCACGATGCAGTACAACACCAGCGAGCACGCTCTGCACTTTGCCCTGACGGACGAAAAGGGCGAAACCATGCCAGTTGTGTTCAAAGGCCCCAAGCCCGAAGATCTGGACACGGCGATGACCAAAGCGACCAAGATCACGGCGCAGGGCAGCTACAGCCCGGCGACATCGACATTCGTCGCGGAAAATCTGCTGGTGAAGTGTCCCAGCAAGTATCAGGGCTCCAACGACAGCGGCGAACGGAGTTACGGCAAGGCGTAGGCGTCGCCCCGCAGTCATCCAGAAAGTAATAACCATGCTCCTTTTCGGCTCCATTGCCGTTTGGGCCGGGCTGATCGCCCTGCTGGCGTCCACGGTCTGCTATCTCGCGGGCGCGAAGCAGCCGGCGCTTGCGCGGGCCGGGCGCGGCTTGTTCTTTTTCACGCTGCTTTGTATCGTGGCGGCGGCGGGGACGCTCGGGACGCTGCTGGTCACTCACCGATTCGATTCGGCGTATGTGTTTGAGCATTCGGCGCGCGCCATGGATCCGCTGTACTGGTTCCCGTCGTTTTGGGCCGGCCAGGAAGGCTCATTTCTCCTCTGGGCGTTCTGGACGGGCATTATCGGCGCGGCGCTGGCCGTCACGTCAGGGCCGGCCGAGCGCCGTGTCATGCCGGTTTTTAACGTCACGCTGCTCTTCCTCATTTCGCTGCTCGCCATTCGATCGCCATTTCTGCCGCTGGACACGCACGGCATGCCCGCTCCCACGGAAGGGCTGGGGCTGAACCCAAACCTGGAAAACCCGTGGATGGTGATCCACCCGCCGACGCTTTTCCTGGGATTCGCCACACTGACGGTTCCGTTCGCCTTCGCCATTCAGGCGCTGATCTGGCGGGACTGGGACAACTGGCTGAAACGCGCGCTTCCCTGGGGGCTGCTCGGCTTCTCCATCATGGGCCTCGCGATGATGATGGGCGGCTACTGGGCGTATGAAATGCTGGGGTGGGGCGGCTTCTGGGCCTGGGATCCGGTCGAGAACGGCCCGTTCGTTCCGTGGATGTTCCTGCTGGGCTTTATCCATGCGGCGCAGGTCAATCGTGTTCGCGGCGGCCTGGGGCGGACGCTGCTGGCGATGGGAATCCTGCCGTATGTCACCGCGCTGTATGAGACGTTCCTGACGCGGTCGGGCGTGCTCGAGAAGTTCAGCGTCCACTCGTTTTCCACGCTGGGCGGCGTCGCGAACAATATTCTGCTCGGCGGTTTGCTGACGGCGCTTGTTGTGGGCTTCGGCCTGCTGATCTGGCGCGCTAAGAACGTTCCGACAAAGCCGAACCAGTGGGATCAGCCGGCGACGCGTGAATTCGCGTTTCTGATGTCGATTGTGCTCTTTACGCTGTGCGCGATCATCTCAGGCGTCGGAATGTCTGCTCCGCTGATCACCGGCATCGCGCAGAAGTTCGATCCCTCCGTGCATCTCGCCTCCATCCACGAAGATTTCTATAACAAGGCGAACTTTCCGATTGCCCTGCTGCTGGCGATCGGACTGGGGCTGGGGCCGCATCTGGCGTGGCGCGAGCGCGGCAAGGCGAATGGCGACCGGCTGATGTGGGCGTACGGCGGCGCCGTCGTCCTTGCGGTTGGGTTCATGGTGCTGAGCCGGACGCTGGGGACGCCGCTGTTCGGCTTCAAGCTCGCCGTGCAGGTCCTGC from Capsulimonas corticalis harbors:
- a CDS encoding cytochrome c-type biogenesis CcmF C-terminal domain-containing protein is translated as MLLFGSIAVWAGLIALLASTVCYLAGAKQPALARAGRGLFFFTLLCIVAAAGTLGTLLVTHRFDSAYVFEHSARAMDPLYWFPSFWAGQEGSFLLWAFWTGIIGAALAVTSGPAERRVMPVFNVTLLFLISLLAIRSPFLPLDTHGMPAPTEGLGLNPNLENPWMVIHPPTLFLGFATLTVPFAFAIQALIWRDWDNWLKRALPWGLLGFSIMGLAMMMGGYWAYEMLGWGGFWAWDPVENGPFVPWMFLLGFIHAAQVNRVRGGLGRTLLAMGILPYVTALYETFLTRSGVLEKFSVHSFSTLGGVANNILLGGLLTALVVGFGLLIWRAKNVPTKPNQWDQPATREFAFLMSIVLFTLCAIISGVGMSAPLITGIAQKFDPSVHLASIHEDFYNKANFPIALLLAIGLGLGPHLAWRERGKANGDRLMWAYGGAVVLAVGFMVLSRTLGTPLFGFKLAVQVLLFTTSAFALIANALLLRQIKPAGQKHINVWTAGGALSHVGAALLLIGIVSLATFVQKDPNVLLVQGKPQSVLDGRYTMTYLGQTSDFNKDKHNALRFHVVSKDKREDFTALMPFAMRAIQGGEKKLFGHPAIVHHAGGDLYLSLKDGPDLFYKTPLFQPKIKLGGEAHVHGYTLKFVRFDRDPAAAAFVQQTGQMPDVFPVNGVVEVTYQGKTTTVSPQFVTHKDNPAMPDSPELPLPGGWLISFNGMNAGSADASNPNAGAMTEAGSFALREDSGPPAEAFQLEVSTRPMINLVWIGTMLLVLGGLLSMRRRMNEARVAASEPDVEAAAPKVPARGARAKRQPARVR